Proteins from one Algicella marina genomic window:
- the msrQ gene encoding protein-methionine-sulfoxide reductase heme-binding subunit MsrQ, whose protein sequence is MEAVRSLNGWLRKPPVWPFYILAAVPFGWYVWLAATNGLGPDPVKTLEHGLGKLGLQFLVASLCVTPLLRITRINLMRFRRMLGLACFAYVALHFAVYLFLDLQLDWGALAKDLTKRPYIIAGTSAFLLLVPLAVTSNGWSVRRLGGAAWAKLHRLVYPAAVLAALHYIWLVKAWPLEPMVYGVGIAILLASRGLRNIRNPQRVARAS, encoded by the coding sequence ATGGAAGCGGTGCGCTCGTTGAATGGCTGGCTGCGCAAGCCGCCTGTCTGGCCTTTCTACATCCTCGCCGCAGTGCCATTCGGCTGGTATGTCTGGCTGGCGGCGACGAACGGTCTGGGGCCGGATCCCGTCAAGACATTGGAGCACGGACTGGGCAAGCTCGGTTTGCAGTTCCTGGTGGCATCGCTTTGCGTCACGCCGCTGTTGCGGATCACCCGGATCAACCTGATGCGCTTTCGCCGGATGCTGGGACTGGCGTGCTTCGCCTATGTGGCGCTGCATTTCGCCGTCTATCTCTTTCTTGACCTGCAACTGGACTGGGGAGCGCTGGCCAAGGATCTGACCAAGCGGCCCTACATCATTGCGGGCACATCGGCGTTCTTGCTGCTGGTGCCGCTGGCGGTGACATCTAACGGGTGGTCGGTGCGCAGGCTCGGCGGCGCGGCCTGGGCGAAACTGCACCGACTCGTCTATCCGGCGGCGGTTCTGGCCGCCCTGCACTATATCTGGCTGGTGAAGGCCTGGCCGCTCGAGCCGATGGTTTACGGGGTCGGAATTGCCATACTGCTGGCATCGCGCGGCCTGCGCAACATTCGCAATCCGCAGCGGGTGGCGCGGGCTTCCTGA
- the msrP gene encoding protein-methionine-sulfoxide reductase catalytic subunit MsrP has translation MLINTAPKIRSSEITPKAAFLNRRALLAGTAGAIAGAAVPRQAVALDYVKAEGEPPAPLTAFEEITSYNNFYEFGLRKEDPKRYAGELTTDPWSVKIDGMVGRPGDYALEDLLKPSVLEERVYRFRCVEAWAMVVPWIGIPLADVIARAEPQSSAKYVAFETLVRPEEMRGQRGFQSLEWPYREGLRLDEAMNPLTILANGLYGEELPNQNGAPLRLVVPWKYGFKSIKSIVRITLTDRQPPTTWNMTAASEYGFYSNVNPEVDHPRWSQAKERVVGSGLFAGKQDTLLFNGYADEVGSLYAGMDLHKNF, from the coding sequence TTGCTGATCAACACCGCGCCGAAAATCCGATCTTCCGAGATCACGCCGAAAGCCGCTTTCCTGAACCGCCGCGCCCTGTTGGCGGGCACCGCTGGCGCGATTGCCGGGGCGGCGGTGCCGCGCCAGGCGGTGGCGCTGGATTACGTGAAAGCCGAGGGAGAGCCACCGGCGCCATTGACGGCCTTTGAGGAAATTACCAGTTACAACAATTTCTACGAATTCGGCCTGCGCAAGGAAGACCCCAAGCGCTATGCCGGGGAGCTGACGACCGACCCGTGGAGCGTGAAGATAGACGGCATGGTCGGGCGACCGGGTGACTATGCTCTGGAAGACCTGTTGAAGCCGTCGGTGCTGGAGGAGCGGGTCTACCGGTTCCGTTGTGTCGAGGCCTGGGCGATGGTGGTGCCGTGGATCGGCATTCCGCTGGCTGACGTGATAGCGCGGGCGGAGCCTCAGAGTAGCGCGAAATACGTGGCATTCGAAACCCTGGTACGGCCGGAAGAGATGCGCGGGCAGCGCGGCTTCCAGTCGCTTGAGTGGCCCTATCGCGAGGGCCTGCGCCTCGACGAGGCCATGAACCCGCTGACGATTCTCGCCAACGGCCTGTATGGCGAGGAACTGCCGAACCAGAACGGCGCACCACTTCGGCTGGTGGTGCCGTGGAAATACGGCTTCAAGTCGATCAAATCGATCGTTCGGATCACGCTGACGGATCGCCAGCCGCCGACGACATGGAACATGACGGCGGCAAGCGAGTACGGCTTCTATTCCAACGTGAACCCGGAAGTGGACCACCCGCGCTGGAGCCAGGCGAAGGAACGCGTGGTCGGCAGCGGGCTGTTCGCGGGCAAGCAGGATACCCTGTTGTTCAACGGATACGCCGATGAGGTCGGCAGCCTCTATGCCGGCATGGACCTGCACAAGAACTTCTGA
- a CDS encoding fasciclin domain-containing protein, with the protein MLRRTFIATTVALGLSTPAFADGHSMDIVDTAVNAGTFSTLVAAVEAAGLVETLKGEGPFTVFAPTDEAFAALPEGTVEGLLQPENKDQLAAILTYHVIPGKVMSTDISGPMSVATVQGSEVDITTEGGVMVDGATVTTADIEASNGVIHVIDSVIMPQ; encoded by the coding sequence ATGCTTCGCCGTACTTTCATAGCAACAACCGTCGCCCTGGGCCTGTCCACACCCGCTTTCGCAGACGGGCACTCGATGGATATCGTCGACACGGCCGTCAATGCCGGCACCTTCTCCACCCTGGTGGCAGCCGTTGAAGCGGCCGGACTGGTGGAAACACTCAAGGGCGAAGGCCCGTTCACTGTCTTCGCGCCCACAGATGAAGCCTTCGCCGCCCTGCCCGAAGGCACGGTCGAAGGTCTGCTGCAGCCCGAGAACAAGGATCAGCTTGCCGCGATCCTCACTTACCACGTCATCCCCGGCAAGGTGATGTCCACAGACATCTCCGGCCCGATGTCCGTGGCCACGGTGCAGGGCTCCGAGGTGGACATCACCACCGAGGGTGGCGTGATGGTCGACGGGGCGACCGTGACCACCGCCGATATCGAGGCATCGAACGGCGTCATTCACGTGATCGACAGCGTGATCATGCCGCAGTAA
- a CDS encoding calcium-binding protein, with product MAVILTTNTTIGINVSASGDTYITREGFYVAADTDAFDFVDFDNLEYFIEGDVFAGDDGIVASTGANNNDISIGFGASVQAGGDGIQFFGNTVSDSGHDFVNNGSIVGLSGEGVDVRASFSSLINYGSITGFGFGVFYSGTGNSVRNHGTVSSASTGIGLSGSNGEIRNFGGVIAESNGLDVSGGDYIIHNAGNISVGSIGIDAGSGSGNILNAGNILASIGVRMSAPTDSIEQNGRLTNSGEIHADSTGIDIVSVDSVDVFRVVNSGLVSVAAPDGDALSGGGSVEILVNTGTLIGDVTLNGGDDVYFGTNGRVIGVVDGGAGDDILRGGDEDNDLDGGTGDDMLRGGGGDDELRGSAGHDELRGDAGDDLVSGGGGHDLMFGGLGDDDLKGFGGDDTLNGGQGDDLLSGGSGADVFQFYRNAGEDRIWDFQNGTDKIDMTAFSVFFSDINAAMTSRWGNAIIDLDALGGSGTIIVNGAAGALDASDFIL from the coding sequence ATGGCTGTAATTCTGACAACGAACACGACAATCGGGATCAACGTTTCCGCAAGCGGGGACACCTACATCACGCGGGAAGGTTTCTATGTCGCCGCGGATACGGATGCTTTCGATTTCGTGGACTTCGACAACCTCGAGTATTTCATTGAGGGCGATGTGTTCGCCGGAGACGACGGCATCGTTGCCTCGACGGGAGCCAATAACAACGATATCTCCATCGGGTTCGGCGCCTCCGTCCAAGCGGGCGGCGACGGGATCCAGTTCTTTGGCAACACTGTGAGTGATAGCGGCCACGACTTCGTCAACAATGGTTCGATCGTGGGGCTCTCTGGCGAAGGGGTCGACGTGCGGGCCAGTTTTTCCTCGCTTATCAACTACGGATCAATAACCGGCTTCGGCTTCGGCGTGTTCTACTCCGGCACCGGCAATTCCGTCCGCAATCACGGGACCGTCTCCTCCGCCTCGACGGGAATCGGGCTCTCCGGATCGAACGGCGAGATCCGAAACTTCGGTGGAGTGATTGCCGAGTCGAACGGCCTTGATGTGTCGGGCGGGGACTACATCATCCACAATGCCGGAAACATCTCCGTTGGATCCATCGGTATCGACGCCGGCTCGGGCTCGGGTAACATCCTGAACGCGGGCAACATCCTCGCGTCTATCGGCGTGCGGATGTCGGCTCCAACCGACAGCATAGAGCAGAATGGCAGGCTGACGAATTCGGGCGAAATTCATGCGGATTCGACCGGGATCGACATTGTGTCGGTCGATTCGGTGGATGTGTTCCGTGTCGTCAACAGCGGCCTTGTCTCGGTGGCTGCCCCGGACGGTGACGCGCTTTCAGGCGGCGGGTCGGTCGAGATCCTTGTCAATACGGGTACGCTGATCGGGGATGTTACGTTGAATGGCGGCGACGATGTTTATTTCGGCACCAACGGGCGCGTGATCGGCGTGGTCGACGGCGGCGCCGGTGATGACATTCTGCGCGGCGGGGACGAGGACAATGATCTCGACGGCGGAACAGGGGACGACATGTTGCGCGGTGGCGGAGGCGATGACGAGTTGCGCGGCAGTGCCGGCCATGACGAGTTGCGCGGCGACGCGGGGGACGACCTGGTGTCCGGCGGCGGCGGTCATGACCTGATGTTTGGCGGTCTGGGCGATGACGACCTTAAGGGTTTCGGAGGGGACGATACGCTGAACGGCGGACAGGGCGACGACCTGCTGTCCGGAGGCTCCGGTGCGGATGTGTTCCAGTTCTATCGCAATGCGGGGGAAGACCGGATCTGGGATTTCCAGAACGGCACGGACAAGATCGACATGACGGCCTTCAGCGTGTTCTTCAGCGACATCAATGCGGCCATGACCTCGCGCTGGGGGAATGCGATCATCGATCTGGATGCGTTGGGCGGCAGCGGCACGATCATCGTCAACGGTGCGGCTGGCGCGCTGGACGCGAGCGATTTCATCCTGTGA